The following coding sequences are from one Shewanella putrefaciens window:
- a CDS encoding vWA domain-containing protein, with protein MEQAPTQQQYLSAHHFSIVPLAHSTLCRQSARNRVFLLSSLTLAIFFGLSGCSDKQSDGDKSLVVHPLTDQAETVRLESEQSKALAIHKSEELHQLKQVQSSERLIDASLAAKQRSAKHAINTHYDVAAPIASDAWYGIKQPERNRFEKQIQNGIMVAGEIPISTFSIDVDTGSYSTLRRMIKEGSLPEKGTIRIEEMLNYFTYDYPLPNKNAAPFSVTTELAPSPYNDDMMLLRIGLKGYELTKSELGASNLVFLLDVSGSMASADKLPLLQTALKMLTQQLSAQDKVSIVVYAGAAGVVLDGASGDDIQALTYALEQLRAGGSTNGSQGILQAYQLAQKHFIQGGINRVILATDGDFNVGVTNFDQLISLIEKEKQRGIGLTTLGFGMDNYNDQLMEQLADKGNGHYAYIDTLNEARKVLVDELSSTLLTIAKDVKVQIEFNPALVSEYRLIGYENRALAREDFNNDKVDAGEIGAGHTVTALYELRYAEMGGMANDKLRYGYNPQTGQEKYSREEIAFLKLRYQLPDENKSQLLTYPIRIDQSVKHLNQTSDDFRFAAAVAGFGQLLNHSHYLHQFDYTKLSTLTRSALGDDTFGYRHEFMQLVDTAAVLAQSNAAAINQSIAHGDKPFPPEDKLH; from the coding sequence ATGGAACAGGCCCCAACTCAGCAGCAATACTTATCTGCTCATCATTTTTCAATTGTGCCGCTTGCGCATAGCACTTTATGCCGTCAATCAGCAAGGAACCGAGTGTTTTTACTATCGAGTCTGACATTAGCAATCTTTTTCGGATTGAGTGGTTGCTCTGATAAGCAAAGTGATGGGGATAAATCCTTAGTCGTGCATCCTTTGACTGATCAAGCTGAGACTGTGAGGTTAGAGAGCGAACAGAGCAAAGCATTAGCGATACATAAATCGGAGGAGCTCCATCAGTTGAAGCAGGTGCAATCTTCTGAACGCTTAATCGATGCATCGTTAGCTGCAAAGCAGAGATCTGCCAAGCATGCTATCAATACTCATTATGATGTCGCCGCCCCCATCGCGAGCGACGCTTGGTATGGTATTAAGCAACCTGAGCGTAATAGGTTCGAGAAACAAATACAAAATGGCATTATGGTCGCGGGTGAAATCCCCATTTCGACTTTTTCGATTGATGTTGATACAGGGAGTTATTCAACGCTGAGACGGATGATTAAAGAGGGGAGCCTACCCGAAAAGGGCACGATACGTATTGAGGAGATGCTCAATTATTTTACCTATGATTACCCCTTGCCGAATAAAAATGCAGCGCCATTTAGTGTGACGACTGAACTTGCTCCCTCACCCTACAATGACGACATGATGCTGCTACGTATTGGGCTGAAGGGCTATGAATTGACTAAATCCGAACTCGGTGCGAGTAATTTAGTTTTTTTACTCGATGTCTCAGGATCAATGGCTTCAGCCGATAAACTGCCTCTGTTGCAAACGGCACTGAAAATGCTTACCCAGCAATTAAGTGCTCAAGATAAAGTTTCTATAGTGGTTTATGCAGGCGCTGCAGGTGTGGTGCTTGATGGCGCTTCGGGTGATGATATACAGGCATTAACCTATGCATTAGAGCAATTAAGAGCGGGGGGCTCAACAAACGGTAGTCAAGGTATTTTGCAAGCCTATCAATTAGCACAAAAGCATTTTATCCAAGGTGGCATTAATCGCGTTATTCTTGCAACTGATGGTGATTTTAATGTCGGCGTAACCAATTTTGACCAGTTAATCAGTCTAATTGAAAAAGAAAAGCAGCGAGGAATTGGCCTTACCACCTTAGGTTTTGGAATGGACAATTATAATGACCAACTGATGGAGCAGTTAGCCGATAAAGGTAATGGGCATTATGCTTATATTGATACGCTGAATGAAGCACGAAAAGTACTAGTGGATGAGTTAAGTTCGACCTTACTGACCATCGCTAAGGATGTAAAAGTACAAATAGAATTTAATCCGGCATTAGTCTCCGAGTATCGCTTAATCGGCTATGAAAACCGCGCCTTAGCTCGTGAGGATTTTAACAATGATAAAGTGGATGCAGGGGAAATTGGTGCGGGTCATACTGTGACGGCATTGTATGAATTACGCTATGCAGAAATGGGGGGAATGGCTAATGATAAGTTGCGATACGGCTATAATCCTCAAACGGGACAAGAAAAATACAGCCGCGAAGAAATTGCCTTTTTGAAGCTACGCTACCAATTACCCGATGAGAATAAGAGCCAACTGCTTACCTACCCAATACGAATCGACCAAAGTGTGAAGCATTTAAATCAGACTAGTGATGACTTTCGTTTTGCGGCAGCAGTCGCTGGTTTTGGGCAATTATTGAATCATAGTCACTATTTACATCAATTTGATTATACTAAGCTAAGTACGCTGACTCGTTCTGCTCTGGGAGATGATACCTTCGGTTATCGGCATGAATTTATGCAACTAGTGGATACCGCTGCAGTGCTTGCACAATCTAATGCCGCAGCGATAAATCAATCAATTGCACACGGCGATAAACCTTTTCCCCCAGAGGATAAACTCCATTAA
- a CDS encoding sigma-70 family RNA polymerase sigma factor, with protein MALAIPQIHAHEHSDEQLMQRYAQGDSQAFELLYLKHKGALYRYFVRQLGDKQLAEDLYQETWGRVIRAAVNYQVSAKFSTWLYRIAHNLLIDHVRAVKPVDFIASDTDVTGLDTFEGCDQDKPDIHWQEAQKSLLLKTCISLLPQVQKEAFILNIEMGFTAAMISDIAGVTLEATKSRIRYAYQSLKECVNAKWQEAGHE; from the coding sequence GTGGCACTAGCGATACCGCAAATACACGCCCATGAGCATAGCGATGAACAACTGATGCAACGCTATGCACAAGGAGATAGTCAGGCATTTGAGCTGTTATACCTGAAGCACAAGGGGGCACTTTATCGTTATTTTGTGCGCCAGTTGGGTGATAAGCAACTGGCTGAGGATTTATACCAAGAAACGTGGGGGCGGGTTATCCGTGCCGCAGTAAATTATCAAGTTAGTGCTAAATTCAGTACTTGGCTTTACCGCATTGCACATAACTTATTGATTGACCATGTCCGAGCTGTCAAGCCTGTCGATTTCATCGCAAGTGATACCGATGTGACTGGCTTAGATACTTTTGAGGGATGCGATCAAGATAAACCTGATATCCACTGGCAAGAAGCCCAAAAGAGTTTGCTACTTAAAACCTGTATTTCACTATTGCCCCAAGTACAGAAAGAAGCCTTTATTCTTAACATTGAAATGGGATTTACTGCTGCAATGATAAGCGATATCGCAGGGGTAACCCTCGAAGCAACAAAAAGTCGAATTCGCTATGCCTATCAAAGCTTAAAAGAGTGCGTAAATGCGAAATGGCAGGAGGCGGGCCATGAATAA
- a CDS encoding hemerythrin domain-containing protein — protein MLKRLMHDHKHIAVLLNVLKNKQMKLSEGEAINFIVVRDIVEYMQEYAERSHHPIEDIIYAYYLAHKANDDINKLSNEHETVIQASATLMNTLNLILSDIVVAREKLITDFAEYVELQERHMQMEEREIFPLLAQNLTEEDWLVIEEECQQSLIDDPLFLDREQQAFDELRSYLSESE, from the coding sequence ATGCTCAAAAGACTTATGCATGATCATAAACATATCGCAGTTTTATTGAATGTCTTAAAAAACAAACAGATGAAACTATCTGAGGGTGAAGCGATTAATTTTATCGTGGTAAGAGACATCGTCGAGTATATGCAAGAGTATGCCGAGCGCAGCCATCATCCTATTGAAGACATTATTTATGCTTACTATTTAGCACATAAGGCCAATGACGATATTAATAAACTGAGCAATGAGCATGAAACGGTGATCCAAGCTTCTGCGACGTTGATGAATACTTTAAATTTGATTTTGAGTGATATCGTTGTTGCGAGAGAAAAGTTAATTACAGATTTTGCTGAGTATGTTGAATTACAAGAGCGGCATATGCAAATGGAAGAGAGAGAGATATTTCCGCTCCTCGCTCAAAACCTAACGGAAGAGGACTGGTTAGTGATTGAAGAGGAATGCCAACAATCCCTTATTGATGACCCACTGTTTTTGGACCGAGAGCAACAGGCATTTGATGAGCTACGATCTTATCTTTCCGAGTCTGAATAG
- a CDS encoding DUF3545 family protein produces the protein MDRLDYGCALDEVVERPDRSRGSNKKRKWREIEALKDKHRLLKELQEIDNNFDYDIDSIQL, from the coding sequence ATGGATCGTTTAGATTATGGTTGTGCGCTAGATGAAGTCGTTGAAAGACCCGATCGCTCGCGAGGCTCCAACAAGAAGCGTAAATGGCGAGAGATTGAAGCGTTAAAGGATAAACATCGTTTGCTTAAAGAACTCCAAGAAATTGATAATAACTTTGACTACGATATTGATTCGATCCAGTTGTAA
- the pgi gene encoding glucose-6-phosphate isomerase, whose product MTLLTQSSTWQALSAHTQNLPHMRELFATDAARFKNMSLSACGLFLDYSKNRATAETLELLFSLAKDSQLEAKIKAMFAGEIINTTEKRAVLHTALRSKASQSIIAEGQDIVPEVQQTLSKMQEFVETVTSGQWKGYTGKAITDIVSIGIGGSFLGPKVVSQALRPYWNQGLNCHFVANVDGTSISEKLKLLDSETTLFIMSSKSFGTQETLTNTLTAKAWFLAKGGLQSDVAKHFVAVTSNVTKATEFGIDADNIFPMWDWVGGRYSLWSAIGLPIALLVGMDNFRALLNGAHQMDEHFASAPLAENMPVIMGLLSLWYGNFFNAQSHVVLTYDHYLRGLPAYFQQLDMESNGKSVTLDGTDVDYSTGPVIWGGEGTNGQHAYHQLIHQGTALIPADFIMPLQSHNPIGVHHDQLASNCFGQTQALMQGRTFEEALAELANSSLTDEEKQLIAKHKVMPGNKPSNTLLMNKLTPETLGALIALYEHRTFVQGAIWDINSFDQWGVELGKNLGNDVLARISAEQDSSALDASSNGLINLYRQGAI is encoded by the coding sequence ATGACACTCTTGACCCAAAGCTCAACCTGGCAAGCTTTATCAGCACACACACAAAACTTACCCCATATGCGGGAATTATTTGCAACTGATGCGGCACGTTTCAAAAATATGTCACTATCGGCTTGTGGTTTGTTTCTCGATTACTCAAAAAATAGAGCAACGGCTGAAACTCTTGAACTGTTATTTTCCTTAGCCAAAGACAGTCAACTCGAAGCCAAGATTAAGGCAATGTTTGCCGGCGAGATAATAAATACCACGGAAAAGCGCGCTGTATTGCATACCGCGCTTCGCAGCAAAGCTAGTCAGTCAATTATTGCCGAAGGCCAAGATATCGTCCCAGAGGTTCAGCAAACCTTGAGTAAAATGCAGGAATTTGTTGAAACAGTGACTTCTGGACAATGGAAAGGATACACAGGCAAAGCAATAACCGATATTGTGAGTATCGGTATTGGGGGCTCTTTTCTTGGCCCTAAAGTGGTTTCTCAAGCCCTACGTCCATACTGGAACCAAGGTTTAAATTGCCATTTTGTGGCAAACGTTGATGGCACTTCTATCAGTGAAAAACTGAAGTTGCTCGATTCTGAAACCACACTGTTTATCATGTCTTCTAAGTCCTTTGGTACCCAAGAAACACTGACAAATACCTTAACAGCCAAGGCCTGGTTTTTAGCTAAAGGCGGCTTACAATCCGATGTGGCTAAGCATTTTGTTGCAGTCACGTCAAACGTGACTAAAGCAACTGAGTTTGGTATTGATGCCGATAACATCTTCCCTATGTGGGACTGGGTTGGTGGCCGCTACTCGCTTTGGTCTGCCATAGGTCTGCCTATTGCATTATTGGTGGGTATGGATAATTTCAGAGCCCTACTCAATGGTGCTCACCAAATGGATGAGCATTTTGCCAGTGCACCCTTGGCAGAAAATATGCCCGTCATCATGGGACTACTGTCTCTATGGTATGGTAATTTTTTTAATGCTCAATCCCATGTGGTATTAACATACGATCACTATCTACGTGGTCTACCAGCCTACTTCCAACAACTCGATATGGAAAGTAACGGCAAGTCAGTCACACTCGATGGAACTGACGTTGATTACAGTACAGGTCCCGTAATTTGGGGAGGTGAAGGCACGAATGGTCAGCATGCCTACCACCAACTCATCCACCAAGGTACAGCATTGATCCCTGCCGACTTTATTATGCCGCTGCAAAGCCATAATCCCATTGGCGTACACCATGATCAATTAGCATCAAACTGCTTTGGACAAACCCAAGCACTTATGCAAGGTAGAACCTTCGAGGAAGCGTTAGCCGAATTGGCGAATAGTTCGTTAACTGATGAAGAAAAACAGCTAATAGCAAAACATAAAGTGATGCCCGGAAACAAACCAAGCAATACTTTATTGATGAACAAGCTAACGCCAGAAACCTTAGGTGCGCTAATTGCGCTGTATGAACACAGAACCTTTGTTCAAGGGGCAATATGGGATATCAACTCCTTCGATCAATGGGGAGTCGAGTTAGGTAAAAATCTCGGTAACGATGTGCTCGCGAGGATCAGTGCTGAACAAGATTCCAGCGCCTTAGACGCTTCAAGTAATGGACTGATTAACTTGTATCGACAAGGTGCAATTTAA
- the tal gene encoding transaldolase: MANTLEQLKSYTTIVADTGDIEAIKRYQPEDATTNPSLILKAAQIPEYSYLIDNAIAWAQTQSTELEQQIDDASDKLAVNIGVEILKLVPGRISTEVDARLSFDKEKSIAKAHKLVRLYQEAGIDKSRILIKLASTWEGICAAKELEQEGINCNLTLLFSFAQARACAEAGVYLISPFVGRILDWYKKDTGKDYAPANDPGVVSVTEIYNYYKQHGYNTVVMGASFRNIGEIIELAGCDRLTIGPSLLEELANSQAQIQAKLLPATTTVAAETPLTEAQFRWDFNQDPMAVEKLAEGIRNFAIDQGKLEVMLKAKLSN; encoded by the coding sequence ATGGCCAATACGTTAGAACAACTCAAGTCATATACAACTATTGTTGCAGATACCGGTGATATAGAAGCAATTAAACGCTATCAACCTGAGGATGCGACAACAAATCCATCTCTCATCTTAAAAGCAGCTCAAATCCCTGAATATAGTTATTTAATTGATAATGCCATTGCTTGGGCACAGACACAGAGCACTGAACTTGAGCAACAAATTGACGATGCGAGTGACAAGCTAGCAGTCAATATCGGCGTTGAAATTCTGAAGCTCGTTCCAGGCCGAATCTCAACAGAGGTCGATGCCCGCCTCTCATTCGATAAAGAAAAATCCATTGCTAAAGCCCATAAGCTAGTACGTTTGTATCAAGAAGCTGGGATTGATAAATCTCGTATTTTGATCAAATTAGCCTCTACATGGGAAGGCATTTGTGCAGCCAAGGAATTAGAGCAAGAAGGGATTAATTGCAATCTCACATTATTATTCAGTTTTGCTCAGGCTCGAGCTTGCGCTGAAGCAGGCGTTTACCTGATTTCTCCTTTTGTTGGCCGTATTCTAGATTGGTATAAAAAAGACACAGGTAAGGATTATGCACCAGCCAATGATCCAGGTGTTGTTTCGGTCACTGAAATTTACAACTACTACAAACAGCACGGTTATAACACTGTGGTAATGGGAGCCAGTTTCCGCAATATAGGTGAAATCATTGAGTTAGCAGGCTGTGACCGCTTAACTATTGGCCCTTCACTCCTAGAAGAGTTAGCCAATTCTCAAGCGCAAATTCAAGCTAAACTCTTACCAGCGACAACGACGGTTGCAGCAGAGACGCCTCTGACTGAAGCGCAATTCCGTTGGGACTTCAACCAAGATCCAATGGCGGTTGAAAAGTTAGCGGAAGGTATACGTAATTTCGCCATCGACCAGGGCAAACTTGAAGTAATGCTCAAGGCAAAACTCTCAAACTAA
- a CDS encoding OmpA family protein: protein MMKNTLKVVLLTSMLPLAASASQELTPWYVGAGLGVNNYEHIATQNGDDNPYAWDIFAGYMFNDYFGAEIGYRDLGNADWTTSGISNDADVKGATLGLVGLWPLANRWSLSAEAGAMYYTLENSQRNTISGDRSSYSSDDFAPYFGAGIGYNFTDNLKLQAKYRRYENLDDKYNIVEADSNYWGLELSYRFGTPVAAAAPVVAAVVAAPVDSDNDGVYDDKDQCPATPATHKVDSVGCTIYENVKNKEDVGSIQFANDSAVVKNVYYKDIERLANYLNKNPEFTVEIAGHASNVGKPEYNMVLSDKRADAVANILVEKFGISRSRVTSNGYGITQPLVAGDSKEAHAANRRIEAIVTTTTKQPVLK, encoded by the coding sequence ATGATGAAGAATACATTAAAAGTAGTTTTACTTACGTCAATGCTCCCACTTGCTGCCAGTGCATCTCAAGAACTCACGCCTTGGTATGTTGGTGCAGGTCTAGGCGTTAATAACTATGAACACATTGCAACTCAAAACGGTGATGACAACCCATACGCATGGGATATATTTGCCGGCTATATGTTTAATGACTACTTTGGTGCAGAAATCGGCTACCGTGATCTAGGTAACGCTGATTGGACCACTTCAGGCATTAGCAACGATGCTGACGTAAAAGGCGCGACACTTGGTTTAGTTGGTCTTTGGCCATTAGCTAACCGTTGGAGCCTATCAGCTGAAGCTGGAGCAATGTATTACACTCTTGAAAATAGCCAACGTAATACTATTTCTGGTGATCGTAGTTCATATAGCTCTGACGACTTCGCCCCATACTTTGGTGCAGGTATCGGCTACAACTTCACTGACAACTTGAAGTTACAAGCCAAATACCGTCGTTATGAAAACTTAGATGACAAATACAACATCGTTGAAGCAGATAGCAACTACTGGGGCCTAGAGCTTAGCTACCGTTTTGGCACTCCAGTTGCCGCCGCTGCACCAGTTGTAGCAGCCGTTGTTGCTGCACCTGTCGACTCAGACAACGATGGTGTATACGACGATAAAGATCAATGTCCAGCGACACCAGCAACTCATAAAGTTGACTCTGTGGGCTGTACCATTTATGAAAATGTGAAAAACAAAGAAGACGTAGGTTCAATCCAGTTTGCTAACGACTCTGCTGTAGTTAAAAATGTATACTACAAAGACATCGAAAGACTAGCTAACTACTTGAACAAGAACCCTGAATTCACAGTTGAAATTGCTGGTCATGCCTCAAACGTAGGTAAACCAGAATACAACATGGTTCTGTCTGACAAGCGTGCTGACGCTGTTGCCAATATTCTTGTAGAAAAATTTGGTATTAGCAGAAGTCGTGTGACCTCCAACGGTTACGGTATTACTCAGCCGTTAGTTGCTGGTGATTCGAAAGAAGCTCATGCTGCGAACCGTCGCATTGAAGCTATCGTTACAACCACAACAAAACAACCTGTTCTGAAGTAA
- a CDS encoding phosphoketolase family protein, whose translation MTHIHEINALKKYVRATNFLATSQIYLKQNVLHKRPLAHSDIKPRLLGHWGTCPGINFVYANINRLIVKHNRPFIYLVGPGHGFPAVQANLFLEGSLSHFYPETIPYNETGIEDICKKFSAAYGYPSHANPEAPGQILEGGELGYSLSVGWGAVLDNPDLIATVLIGDGESETGPLAASWYANRLVSPATNGAVLPIVHINGYKISGPTRMGRMSHEELDLEFRGLGYFPIIVDSDAEEDIYVQMTNAMDTAYSMINEIQTRARSGEDVVKPRWPVILMRTAKGWTGVSEYNGVKLEGNCESHQVIVNKCATDKGHLDSLNNWLASYHFQELYHMNDKGELIFDADICSLIPPKQLACGRQHLTYGGEVVRALSNPDLEKLCYGPEVPRGQRGFSMLKMGQWMRDAFKLNRDQNNLRIFSPDETYSNQLQAVFEETDRAWQWPIESWDEDMSRDGRVIELLSENLLFGMLHGYTVTGRHGMFPTYESFSQVVSSMADQYCKYVYASQGVHFRKPLPACNVVLSSLLERQDHNGYSHQNPSFLGAMLEKHPKIISAYLPADANSTLVYTERAFADRDKLNILVAGKKELPQWLSLEEARKQAKDGVMVWDFASDENPDIVLAGCGDYVTQECMASLVLIRELLPRARIRFVSVTELSSDGLGSRKFKEKPWLMDEIFTQDKGVVFNYHGYPNTIKKLIFDYKGSRRFRIKGYEEEGSTTTPFDMGVRNGTSRYHLVIDMAYKLFQQGVIDETQHVSITTDMLQRLVDHRNYIKANGVDPIEIENWVWTR comes from the coding sequence ATGACACACATCCATGAAATAAACGCTCTGAAAAAGTACGTCAGAGCAACAAACTTCCTTGCCACATCACAAATTTACCTCAAACAAAATGTCTTACATAAACGTCCACTAGCACACTCTGACATAAAACCACGCTTACTCGGTCACTGGGGAACGTGTCCTGGTATCAACTTTGTTTATGCCAACATTAATAGACTCATCGTTAAACATAATCGTCCATTCATCTATTTAGTTGGCCCTGGTCACGGTTTCCCTGCCGTACAAGCTAACTTGTTCCTCGAAGGTTCCTTAAGCCACTTCTACCCTGAAACGATTCCGTATAACGAAACTGGTATCGAAGATATCTGTAAAAAGTTTTCAGCAGCCTATGGTTATCCTTCACACGCGAACCCAGAAGCTCCAGGGCAAATCCTTGAGGGGGGGGAATTAGGCTATTCACTTTCAGTAGGTTGGGGTGCCGTTCTCGATAATCCTGACCTAATCGCCACGGTTTTGATTGGTGACGGTGAATCAGAAACTGGCCCACTCGCCGCCTCATGGTATGCAAACCGTTTAGTATCACCGGCCACCAACGGGGCCGTGCTTCCAATAGTGCATATTAATGGTTATAAAATTTCTGGTCCAACTCGTATGGGGCGCATGAGCCATGAAGAGCTAGATCTTGAATTCCGAGGCTTAGGTTATTTCCCCATCATTGTTGACAGTGATGCAGAAGAAGATATCTATGTGCAGATGACAAATGCCATGGATACTGCTTACAGCATGATCAACGAGATTCAAACCCGAGCTCGTAGTGGTGAAGATGTCGTCAAACCTCGCTGGCCAGTGATCTTGATGCGGACAGCTAAAGGTTGGACAGGCGTGAGCGAATACAATGGTGTCAAGCTAGAGGGCAATTGCGAATCTCATCAAGTCATTGTGAATAAATGTGCGACTGACAAAGGCCACCTTGATTCACTCAATAACTGGCTAGCCAGCTATCATTTCCAAGAGCTTTATCATATGAATGATAAAGGTGAGCTGATTTTTGATGCCGATATCTGCTCATTAATCCCACCGAAACAACTTGCCTGTGGCCGCCAACACTTAACCTATGGTGGCGAAGTAGTTAGAGCTTTATCTAATCCCGATCTTGAAAAACTCTGCTACGGTCCAGAAGTTCCACGTGGTCAACGTGGTTTTTCAATGCTGAAAATGGGCCAGTGGATGCGAGATGCATTTAAGCTTAACCGTGATCAAAATAATCTACGCATTTTCAGTCCAGATGAAACCTATTCAAACCAATTACAAGCGGTATTTGAAGAAACAGATCGCGCATGGCAGTGGCCAATCGAAAGCTGGGATGAAGATATGTCCCGCGATGGACGAGTGATTGAATTATTATCAGAGAACTTGCTTTTCGGTATGTTGCATGGCTATACAGTAACGGGACGACATGGCATGTTCCCAACTTATGAGTCCTTCTCGCAGGTCGTTTCATCCATGGCAGATCAATACTGTAAGTATGTATATGCAAGCCAAGGTGTCCACTTCCGTAAACCACTACCAGCATGTAACGTCGTGCTATCTTCCCTCTTAGAGCGTCAAGATCACAATGGCTACTCACACCAAAACCCTTCATTTTTAGGGGCAATGTTAGAAAAACATCCAAAAATTATTTCGGCTTATTTACCTGCTGATGCCAACAGTACTCTCGTCTATACAGAGCGCGCATTTGCCGACCGTGACAAGCTCAATATCCTTGTTGCAGGTAAAAAAGAACTCCCTCAATGGTTAAGCCTAGAAGAAGCCCGTAAGCAAGCAAAAGACGGTGTTATGGTATGGGATTTTGCTTCTGACGAGAATCCCGATATTGTTCTTGCAGGCTGCGGAGACTATGTCACTCAAGAATGTATGGCATCCTTGGTATTAATTCGGGAATTATTACCAAGAGCAAGAATTCGCTTCGTTAGTGTAACGGAATTAAGCAGTGATGGCTTAGGTAGCCGTAAGTTTAAAGAAAAGCCTTGGTTAATGGATGAAATATTTACTCAAGATAAAGGAGTCGTATTTAACTATCATGGTTATCCAAATACAATTAAAAAGTTAATTTTTGATTACAAAGGAAGTCGCCGTTTTAGAATTAAAGGATATGAAGAAGAAGGTTCAACAACCACACCATTCGATATGGGCGTTCGTAATGGAACATCACGCTATCACCTTGTTATTGATATGGCTTATAAGTTGTTCCAACAAGGCGTAATAGATGAAACTCAGCATGTTTCAATTACCACAGATATGCTGCAGAGACTTGTTGATCATCGCAACTATATTAAAGCAAATGGTGTTGATCCAATCGAAATTGAAAACTGGGTTTGGACACGTTAA
- a CDS encoding alanine/glycine:cation symporter family protein, translating into MLETIVNFLNALLWGKLLVYGLVGAGLYFSIRLAFIQLTHFKHSIKVMTMSRQGCDSGLSSFQVFCTSMAARVGAGNMAGVAVAIGAAGPGAVFWMWLIAILGMATAMVESTLAQVYKVRDHNGQFRGGPSYYMEKGLGQRWMGILFAVFLIIAFGLVFNAVQANTITGAMERVFGFNPTYVGIGLVVASGFVIVGGLRKVARVSEFIVPIMALAYILVAFIIVMFNLDQLPAIISLIVKSAFGWQEAAAGGVAYTVSQAMQAGIARGLFSNEAGMGSAANVAASASPNPNHPASQGFVQMMGVFADTIVICTATAAIILLSGDIGTSEDGIRLTINAMSTHVGDWGGAFIAVAIFLFCFTSIIANYSYAETNVMFLTGNSTKALPLFRLCVLGMVMFGAVAKISLVWNLADVSMGLMATVNIVALLLLSGLAIRVINDYREQLKTGKMPEFDRSKFPELMDQLDNDIWQDTGDAKSAKVL; encoded by the coding sequence ATGTTAGAAACCATAGTTAATTTTTTGAATGCGCTACTTTGGGGCAAGTTGTTAGTTTATGGACTGGTAGGTGCTGGTCTTTATTTCAGTATTAGACTTGCCTTTATCCAGTTAACTCACTTTAAACATTCCATTAAAGTTATGACCATGAGCCGACAAGGTTGCGATAGCGGACTTTCTTCATTTCAAGTCTTTTGCACCAGTATGGCTGCTCGTGTCGGTGCCGGTAATATGGCAGGTGTTGCTGTCGCTATCGGTGCAGCAGGCCCTGGTGCGGTATTTTGGATGTGGCTCATCGCTATTTTAGGTATGGCGACTGCTATGGTTGAATCAACCTTAGCACAGGTTTATAAAGTTCGAGATCATAATGGTCAGTTTCGTGGTGGCCCTTCTTATTATATGGAGAAAGGACTGGGTCAGAGATGGATGGGCATTTTATTTGCAGTCTTTCTGATTATTGCATTTGGTTTAGTATTCAATGCAGTACAAGCAAATACTATCACTGGTGCTATGGAACGGGTATTTGGTTTTAATCCTACTTATGTCGGGATTGGATTGGTCGTCGCTAGTGGCTTTGTGATTGTAGGCGGTCTACGTAAAGTGGCGCGAGTCTCAGAGTTTATAGTGCCTATCATGGCGTTAGCCTATATTCTCGTTGCTTTCATTATCGTTATGTTCAATTTAGATCAACTCCCTGCAATTATTAGCTTAATTGTGAAGAGTGCTTTTGGGTGGCAAGAGGCTGCGGCTGGCGGTGTGGCTTATACTGTCTCGCAAGCGATGCAAGCGGGTATTGCTCGTGGACTTTTCTCGAATGAAGCGGGTATGGGGAGTGCGGCAAATGTTGCAGCAAGTGCATCACCTAACCCTAATCATCCTGCATCTCAAGGCTTTGTCCAAATGATGGGGGTATTTGCCGATACTATCGTTATTTGTACTGCAACGGCTGCGATCATCCTGTTATCTGGGGATATTGGCACTAGTGAGGATGGTATTCGACTCACTATCAATGCCATGTCTACTCATGTTGGAGATTGGGGGGGGGCATTTATTGCAGTCGCAATTTTCTTATTTTGTTTTACCTCTATTATTGCAAACTATTCTTATGCTGAAACGAATGTGATGTTTTTGACTGGCAATAGTACCAAGGCACTACCCTTATTCCGCTTATGTGTATTAGGTATGGTGATGTTTGGCGCCGTTGCAAAGATTAGTCTAGTGTGGAATTTAGCTGATGTCTCAATGGGGCTTATGGCTACAGTAAATATTGTGGCATTACTGCTTTTATCTGGGTTGGCTATCCGAGTCATTAACGATTATCGTGAGCAGCTTAAAACAGGGAAAATGCCAGAATTTGATCGCAGTAAGTTTCCTGAGCTTATGGATCAACTAGATAATGATATTTGGCAAGATACAGGTGATGCTAAATCAGCTAAAGTACTGTAA